A genome region from Hevea brasiliensis isolate MT/VB/25A 57/8 chromosome 9, ASM3005281v1, whole genome shotgun sequence includes the following:
- the LOC110671802 gene encoding uncharacterized protein LOC110671802: protein MNHSMRLAIYNRFSPLKLLSVADTRFASIVVMLKRFKLIRRALEAMVMSDQWAQYREDDQGKARFVRDKVVDEDWWEKVDYIIAFTGPIYDMIRVCDTDKPCLYLVYELWDSMIEKVKQVIFDHEGKQADGFSPFYYVVHRILVDRWAKSNTPLHCLAHSLNPRFYSEKWLQEGEGRVPPHMDGEVSTERIKCFRRIFSNEDEQIRANDEFANFSLKSGPFADPDSIGSMYVTDPRK from the exons ATGAATCATTCCATGAGGCTTGCAATTTATAATCGGTTTAGCCCTTTGAAATTGCTTTCAGTTGCTGACACTCGTTTTGCTTCTATTGTTGTGATGCTTAAAAGATTTAAACTTATTAGGCGTGCTTTAGAAGCAATGGTTATGAGTGATCAATGGGCACAATACCGAGAAGATGACCAAGGCAAAGCTAGATTTGTTCGTGATAAAGTGGTAGATGAGGATTGGTGGGAAAAGGTTGATTACATTATTGCTTTTACTGGGCCCATTTATGACATGATCAGAGTTTGTGACACAGACAAACCATGCCTTTatttggtttatgagttgtgggaTTCTATGATTGAAAAGGTGAAGCAAGTTATTTTTGATCATGAAGGAAAGCAAGCAGATGGGTTTTCTCCTTTTTATTATGTGGTTCATCGAATTCTTGTTGATCGTTGGGCAAAGAGCAACACTCCCCTtcattgtttagcccattcattaaatccaag atTTTATAGTGAAAAATGGCTTCAAGAGGGAGAAGGTAGAGTGCCTCCTCATATGGATGGAGAAGTATCAACTGAGAGAATTAAATGCTTTAGGAGGATTTTTTCTAATGAAGATGAACAAATTAGAGCAAATgatgaatttgcaaatttttctttgaaaagtgGACCTTTTGCTGATCCTGATTCTATTGGAAGTATGTATGTTACAGATCCTAGGAAATAG
- the LOC131168945 gene encoding uncharacterized protein LOC131168945, translating to MYDVGIAFNAVNYDSFGEMIRAIGNYGKEMKPPSFHEVRVRLLNKEVQIINDLLESHKEEWENYGCTLMCDGWTDRKGRTLINFLANSPKGSVFIKSVDASDESKTEALLASLIEKELMEIGPEKVVQVVTDNASNNVAAGRILEANFSHLYWTPCAAHCIDLMLEDIFKIRVFQRNIPQSC from the exons ATGTATGATGTGGGAATAGCTTTTAATGCTGTGAATTATGATAGCTTTGGGGAAATGATTCGAGcaattggaaattatgggaaagaAATGAAACCTCCAAGTTTTCATGAGGTTAGAGTTCGGTTACTTAACAAAGAAGTGCAAATCATAAATGATCTTCTCGAGTCTCATAAAGAAGAATGGGAAAATTATGGATGTACATTGATGTGTGATGGATGGACGGATAGAAAAGGGAGAACCTTGATTAATTTCTTGGCTAATAGTCCAAAGGGAAGTGTATTTATTAAATCAGTTGATGCAAGTGATGAATCAAAGACAGAGGCATTGTTAGCTAGTTTGATTGAGAAAGAATTGATGGAAATTGGTCCTGAAAAAGTAGTTCAAGTTGTTACAGATAATGCATCAAATAATGTTGCAGcag GGAGAATATTGGAAGCAAATTTTTCTCATCTATACTGGACTCCATGTGCAGCTCATTGTATAGATTTGATGTTGGAGGATATCTTTAAGATCCGTGTTTTTCAAAGAAACATTCCGCAAAGCTGTTGA